A single window of Natronocella acetinitrilica DNA harbors:
- a CDS encoding phosphoglycerate kinase translates to MSIVRMTDLELHGRRVLIREDLNVPIRDGRVTDDTRIRASLATIRHARDAGARVMLMSHLGRPAEGAFDAEASLAPVADRLEKLLGSPVRLVRDWLDGVDVAEGEVVLCENVRFNRGEKKDDEQLARRMAALCDIYVMDAFGTAHRAQASTHGVGLYAPVACAGPLLSAELDALGKALAQPPRPMVAIVGGAKVSTKLTVLETLVDKVDQLIVGGGIANTFIAAAGHGVGKSLYEADLVPAAVRLMEQARARGGEIPVPTDVITAKAFAEDAAAETKPVDQVLDDDLILDIGPDTASRYASMLISAGTVVWNGPVGVFEFDQFGAGTRGLAEAIAESSAFSIAGGGDTLAAVAKYGVEDRISYISTGGGAFLEFLEGKTLPAVAMLERRATELAG, encoded by the coding sequence ATGAGTATTGTTCGAATGACGGACCTGGAACTGCACGGCAGGCGTGTGCTGATCCGCGAGGATCTGAATGTTCCCATTCGTGATGGACGGGTGACGGACGACACCCGGATCAGGGCCTCGCTGGCCACCATCCGCCATGCCCGTGACGCGGGTGCCCGGGTCATGCTGATGAGCCATCTGGGTCGCCCGGCGGAAGGCGCCTTCGATGCCGAGGCCTCCCTGGCCCCGGTGGCCGACCGGCTGGAGAAATTGCTGGGCAGCCCGGTTCGACTGGTGCGGGACTGGCTGGACGGCGTCGACGTGGCGGAGGGCGAAGTGGTGCTCTGCGAGAATGTGCGCTTCAACCGGGGCGAGAAAAAGGACGACGAACAACTGGCCCGGCGCATGGCAGCGCTGTGCGACATCTACGTCATGGACGCTTTCGGGACTGCGCACCGCGCCCAGGCGTCCACCCATGGTGTGGGTCTGTATGCCCCGGTGGCCTGTGCCGGCCCGCTGCTTTCCGCGGAGTTGGATGCCCTGGGCAAGGCACTGGCGCAACCGCCCCGTCCCATGGTTGCCATTGTCGGTGGTGCCAAGGTGTCCACCAAGCTCACGGTGCTGGAAACCCTGGTGGACAAGGTGGATCAGCTGATCGTTGGTGGTGGTATTGCCAATACATTCATCGCCGCCGCCGGTCATGGTGTGGGCAAGTCATTGTACGAGGCAGATCTGGTGCCAGCCGCCGTCCGCCTGATGGAGCAGGCCAGGGCCCGGGGCGGCGAGATTCCGGTGCCCACCGACGTGATTACCGCCAAGGCCTTCGCCGAGGACGCCGCGGCCGAGACCAAGCCCGTGGACCAGGTTCTGGACGATGACCTGATCCTGGATATCGGGCCGGACACCGCCAGCCGGTACGCCAGCATGCTCATCAGCGCCGGTACGGTGGTCTGGAACGGTCCTGTGGGTGTGTTCGAGTTCGATCAGTTCGGTGCGGGTACCCGGGGGCTCGCCGAAGCCATTGCCGAGAGCAGTGCCTTTTCCATTGCCGGCGGTGGCGACACCCTGGCGGCGGTCGCCAAATATGGCGTTGAAGACCGGATCTCCTACATTTCCACCGGCGGCGGCGCTTTTCTCGAGTTCCTGGAAGGCAAGACGCTCCCCGCCGTGGCCATGCTGGAACGTCGCGCCACCGAGCTGGCTGGCTAG
- the metK gene encoding methionine adenosyltransferase, with translation MRDYLFTSESVSEGHPDKMADQISDAILDAILEQDPKARVACETLTKTGLLLLAGELKTSANIDYEEIARSTVRRIGYTDSEMGFDAATCAFINALGKQSMDINQGVDREKPEEQGAGDQGLMFGYACDETDVLMPAPITLAHRLVQRQAEARRSGALPWLRPDAKSQVTLRYRDGKPVAVDAVVLSTQHADSVSDKDIHEGVMEEIILPVLPRDWVSADTRYLINPTGRFVVGGPMGDCGLTGRKIIVDTYGGMSRHGGGAFSGKDPSKVDRSAAYAARYVAKNVVAAGLANKCEIQVSYAIGVAEPTSIMVDTFGTARIDESRIEALVREHFDLRPYGILKMLDLLRPVYTKTAAYGHFGREDAGFSWERTDRADALRQAAGL, from the coding sequence GTGAGAGATTATCTTTTCACGTCGGAATCGGTCTCAGAGGGCCATCCGGACAAGATGGCCGACCAGATCTCGGATGCCATCCTCGATGCCATACTCGAGCAGGACCCCAAGGCCCGCGTCGCCTGCGAAACGCTGACCAAGACCGGGCTGCTGTTGCTCGCCGGCGAACTCAAGACGTCGGCGAACATCGACTACGAGGAAATCGCCCGATCCACGGTGCGGCGCATTGGCTACACCGATTCCGAAATGGGCTTTGATGCCGCCACCTGTGCGTTCATCAACGCGCTGGGCAAGCAGTCCATGGACATCAACCAGGGCGTGGACCGGGAGAAACCCGAGGAGCAGGGCGCCGGTGACCAGGGCCTGATGTTCGGTTACGCCTGCGACGAGACCGACGTGCTCATGCCCGCGCCCATCACCCTCGCCCATCGACTGGTACAGCGCCAGGCGGAAGCCCGTCGCAGCGGCGCCCTGCCCTGGTTGCGCCCCGACGCAAAGAGCCAGGTGACGCTGCGCTATCGCGACGGCAAGCCGGTGGCCGTGGATGCCGTGGTGCTGTCCACCCAGCACGCTGACAGCGTCTCCGACAAGGACATCCATGAAGGCGTCATGGAAGAGATCATCCTGCCCGTGCTGCCCCGTGACTGGGTCAGCGCGGATACCCGCTACCTGATCAATCCCACGGGGCGCTTCGTGGTGGGCGGACCCATGGGCGACTGTGGCCTGACCGGGCGCAAGATCATCGTCGACACCTACGGCGGCATGTCGCGGCACGGTGGCGGCGCGTTCTCGGGCAAGGATCCATCCAAGGTTGACCGCTCCGCCGCGTACGCGGCTCGCTACGTGGCCAAGAACGTGGTGGCCGCCGGTCTTGCGAACAAGTGCGAGATCCAGGTGTCTTATGCGATCGGAGTCGCGGAACCGACCTCGATCATGGTGGATACTTTTGGCACCGCCAGGATCGACGAGTCCCGCATCGAGGCTCTGGTGCGGGAGCACTTCGACCTGCGCCCCTACGGCATCCTCAAGATGCTCGATCTGCTGCGACCGGTCTACACGAAGACCGCCGCCTATGGCCACTTCGGCCGCGAGGATGCAGGCTTCAGCTGGGAGCGCACCGACCGGGCAGACGCGCTGAGACAGGCGGCTGGCCTATAG
- the tkt gene encoding transketolase gives MPSRRELANAIRALSMDAVQRAKSGHPGAPMGMADIAEVLWNDALRHNPANPAWVNRDRFVLSNGHGSMLIYSLLHLSGYDLSMDDLRDFRQLHSRTPGHPEYGYTAGVETTTGPLGQGLANAVGMALAEKVLAAQFNRPGHPLVDHYTYCFVGDGCLMEGVSHEACSLAGTLGLGKLVVFYDDNGISIDGKVEGWFTDDTPKRFRAYGWHVVADVDGHDPEAVSKALAEARKVKDRPSLICCKTVIGFGAPNACGTHGVHGAPLGDDEIQATREFLHWTHPPFEVPDEIYAGWDARARGKAAEAEWQTVYAAYRKAHPEMADEFDRRMAGQLPESFGKHADELLARIVEAGEKVATRKASQNVLEGFGPYLPEMIGGSADLTGSNNTRWSAATPVTAEDGDGNYIFYGVREFAMTAIQNGMALHGGLLPYGGTFLVFSDYARNAVRMAALMKLRNILVYTHDSIGLGEDGPTHQPVEHVASLRMIPNMSLWRPCDGVETVAAWRAAVERSDGPTSLVLTRQGLPCLERTAEQLADMRKGGYILRDCAGEPALILIATGSEVPLAEAAWQRLNDEGVAVRLVSMPSTDVFDGQDTAYRESVLPAGVSRRLAVEAGLADYWYRYVGLDGDVVGMHGFGESAPAEALFEHFGFTVDNVVERARALLG, from the coding sequence ATGCCCTCTCGCAGAGAACTTGCGAATGCCATCCGCGCCCTCAGCATGGACGCCGTGCAGCGTGCCAAATCCGGCCACCCCGGGGCACCCATGGGTATGGCGGACATCGCCGAGGTGCTGTGGAACGACGCCCTGCGACACAATCCGGCCAACCCGGCCTGGGTCAACCGGGATCGCTTCGTACTCTCCAACGGCCATGGGTCCATGCTGATTTACAGTCTGCTGCACCTGTCCGGCTACGACCTGTCCATGGATGATCTGCGGGACTTCCGCCAGTTGCACTCCAGGACGCCGGGTCATCCGGAGTACGGTTATACCGCCGGCGTGGAGACAACCACCGGCCCGCTGGGTCAGGGGTTGGCCAATGCCGTCGGCATGGCACTGGCGGAGAAGGTGCTGGCGGCGCAGTTCAACCGGCCCGGGCATCCGCTGGTGGACCACTACACCTACTGCTTTGTCGGCGATGGCTGCCTGATGGAGGGCGTGTCCCACGAGGCCTGCTCACTGGCCGGCACCCTGGGGCTGGGCAAGCTGGTGGTGTTTTACGACGATAACGGCATTTCCATCGACGGCAAGGTGGAGGGCTGGTTCACCGATGACACCCCGAAGCGTTTCCGTGCCTATGGCTGGCACGTGGTCGCCGATGTCGACGGCCACGATCCGGAAGCTGTGAGCAAGGCGCTGGCCGAGGCGCGCAAGGTCAAGGACCGCCCCAGCCTGATCTGCTGCAAGACGGTGATCGGCTTTGGTGCCCCCAATGCCTGTGGCACCCACGGCGTGCACGGTGCGCCGCTGGGTGATGATGAAATCCAGGCGACCCGGGAGTTCCTGCACTGGACGCACCCTCCATTCGAAGTCCCCGATGAGATCTATGCCGGCTGGGATGCCCGGGCCCGGGGCAAGGCGGCGGAAGCCGAGTGGCAGACCGTCTACGCCGCCTACCGCAAGGCGCACCCGGAAATGGCCGATGAATTCGACCGCCGCATGGCCGGGCAATTGCCGGAGAGCTTCGGCAAGCATGCCGATGAATTGCTGGCGCGCATCGTCGAGGCGGGCGAGAAAGTCGCGACCCGCAAGGCGTCCCAGAACGTGCTCGAAGGTTTCGGCCCTTATCTGCCGGAAATGATTGGCGGCTCTGCCGACCTTACCGGCTCCAACAACACCCGCTGGTCCGCCGCCACGCCGGTCACCGCCGAGGACGGCGACGGCAACTACATCTTCTACGGGGTGCGGGAATTCGCCATGACCGCCATCCAGAACGGCATGGCGCTGCATGGTGGGCTGCTGCCGTACGGCGGTACCTTCCTGGTGTTCTCGGACTATGCCCGCAATGCAGTGCGCATGGCGGCATTGATGAAGCTCAGAAACATCCTGGTCTACACCCACGATTCCATCGGCCTGGGTGAGGACGGCCCCACCCACCAGCCCGTGGAGCATGTCGCATCCCTGCGCATGATTCCCAACATGAGCCTGTGGCGGCCCTGCGATGGCGTCGAGACAGTGGCAGCCTGGCGGGCGGCGGTGGAACGCAGTGACGGCCCCACCAGCCTGGTCCTGACCCGTCAGGGCCTGCCCTGCCTGGAGCGCACTGCCGAGCAGCTTGCCGACATGCGCAAGGGTGGCTACATACTGCGCGACTGTGCCGGTGAGCCGGCGCTGATCCTGATCGCCACCGGATCGGAGGTGCCCCTGGCCGAGGCGGCCTGGCAACGCCTGAATGATGAGGGTGTCGCGGTCCGCTTGGTGTCCATGCCCAGCACGGATGTGTTCGATGGCCAGGATACGGCCTACCGGGAGTCCGTGCTGCCGGCAGGCGTCTCCAGGCGGCTCGCCGTCGAGGCGGGTCTGGCGGATTACTGGTATCGCTATGTGGGTCTCGACGGCGATGTGGTGGGCATGCACGGCTTCGGCGAGTCGGCCCCGGCAGAGGCGCTGTTCGAGCACTTCGGTTTTACCGTCGATAATGTGGTGGAGCGCGCTCGGGCGTTGCTCGGCTAG
- a CDS encoding SulP family inorganic anion transporter, which yields MKSVRALIPDWISECRGTSLRDDLLAGTITAVLLVPQGMALALLAGLPPILGLYAGILPPILYALFGSSRTMAVGPASVAALLVATALGGLGHAPGSAEAIQGAITLAALSAVILLAMGFLRLGALANYLSHPVLAGFVSGAALVIIFSQLPQLTGVALPRDAALPEQLMALINGLAGLQPPLLLMGGCGMILLFLARTPLVLLLQKMGLQAGPAKLLSRCAPLMIVLLATGLTALLGLERLGIPVVGDIPAGLPQPSLDFLHLTDWRALLPAALVISIIGYVESVSVAKALAWRRRQRIDPNRELLALGAANAGAAFSGTMPVAGGFARSVVNFDAGARTQFAGIVTALLVALTALFLTPLFQSLPLPILAALIVVAVIPLIDLHTFRAAWHYDKADGLAMLITFLGVVLVDIEMGLLAGLCLSVIALLWRTSHPHVAVVGRVPGTDYYRNVSRHEVETWPNLLLLRIDESLYFANTAYVEQLVGNALAQRPEVRHVVLICTAMNHVDLSAVETLQGMALNLREAGVTLHLAGVKGPIMDRLRTSGLMEALGEGHIYFNTEQAVLDLVSQNRSPAHF from the coding sequence ATGAAAAGCGTCCGCGCCTTGATTCCCGACTGGATCAGTGAGTGCCGGGGCACCAGTCTGCGCGACGACCTGCTGGCCGGCACCATCACTGCCGTGCTGCTGGTGCCCCAGGGCATGGCACTGGCCCTGCTGGCAGGGTTGCCTCCGATACTCGGCCTCTACGCCGGCATCCTGCCACCGATTCTCTATGCCCTGTTCGGCTCAAGCCGCACCATGGCGGTGGGGCCGGCTTCCGTGGCAGCGTTGCTGGTGGCGACAGCACTGGGCGGCCTCGGCCACGCGCCGGGCAGTGCCGAGGCGATCCAGGGCGCCATCACCCTGGCCGCGCTCAGTGCGGTCATTCTGCTGGCCATGGGGTTCCTGCGCCTGGGCGCGCTGGCGAACTACCTGAGCCATCCGGTGCTGGCGGGCTTCGTCAGTGGCGCCGCCCTGGTGATCATATTCAGTCAGCTGCCGCAGCTGACCGGCGTGGCATTACCCAGGGATGCTGCCTTGCCGGAGCAGCTGATGGCACTCATCAACGGCCTCGCGGGGCTGCAGCCGCCTCTGCTGCTCATGGGCGGCTGCGGGATGATCCTGCTGTTTCTGGCACGCACGCCGCTGGTTCTACTACTGCAGAAAATGGGGCTGCAAGCCGGGCCGGCAAAACTGTTGTCCCGCTGCGCACCGCTGATGATCGTGCTGCTGGCCACGGGGCTCACGGCATTGCTGGGCCTGGAACGACTCGGCATACCGGTGGTGGGTGATATCCCTGCCGGACTGCCGCAGCCTTCACTGGATTTTCTGCACCTGACCGACTGGCGTGCACTGCTTCCCGCAGCCCTGGTGATCAGCATCATCGGTTACGTGGAAAGCGTGTCCGTGGCCAAGGCACTCGCCTGGCGGCGTCGGCAGCGGATTGATCCCAACCGGGAACTGCTGGCCCTGGGTGCCGCCAATGCCGGCGCGGCCTTCAGCGGTACCATGCCGGTGGCAGGAGGCTTCGCCCGCTCGGTGGTCAACTTCGATGCCGGCGCCAGAACCCAGTTCGCCGGTATCGTCACCGCCCTGCTGGTGGCCCTCACCGCGCTCTTTCTCACCCCACTGTTCCAGTCCCTGCCCCTACCCATCCTGGCTGCACTGATCGTGGTGGCGGTCATTCCGCTGATCGATCTGCATACCTTCCGCGCAGCCTGGCACTACGACAAGGCGGACGGGCTGGCCATGCTGATCACCTTCCTTGGCGTGGTGCTGGTGGACATCGAGATGGGCCTCCTCGCCGGTCTCTGCCTGTCGGTAATCGCGCTGCTCTGGCGCACCAGCCACCCCCACGTCGCCGTGGTGGGACGGGTGCCGGGCACCGACTATTACCGCAACGTGAGCCGCCACGAGGTGGAAACCTGGCCGAACCTGCTGCTGCTGCGCATCGACGAAAGCCTGTATTTCGCCAACACCGCCTATGTGGAACAACTGGTGGGCAACGCCCTTGCCCAGCGACCGGAGGTGCGCCATGTGGTATTGATCTGCACGGCGATGAACCATGTGGATCTCAGCGCCGTGGAGACGCTGCAGGGGATGGCGCTGAATCTCCGCGAGGCCGGCGTCACCCTGCATCTGGCCGGGGTGAAGGGGCCAATCATGGATCGCCTCAGGACCTCCGGCCTGATGGAGGCCCTGGGCGAGGGACATATCTATTTCAATACCGAGCAGGCCGTACTCGATCTCGTGTCCCAAAACCGAAGTCCGGCGCATTTCTGA
- a CDS encoding type I glyceraldehyde-3-phosphate dehydrogenase: MLRLAINGYGRIGRCLLRALHESPLRERMAVVAINEPADLESIVHLTRYDSTHGRFHLPVEEREGGLRIDGQPIAVSHGNTPEAVDWAALDVDLLLECSGRYADRSGIDRFLAAGVPRVLVSNPMRNAEQADATVVYGVNETALHCDARIVSNASCTTNCVVPLLHLLLDDPGIEAAVITAVHSAMNDQPLQDGYHRTDLRRTRSALQSIIPVSTGLGRGVERLLPALSGRIQAHHLRVPTLNVSAMELCLQLRRDATAEEINRRLQNAAAGPLAGVLSFTERPHASCDFNHDPHSCIVDGTQTRVTGRLLRLMAWFDNEWGFANRMLDVAECWSRNWVKETA, from the coding sequence ATGCTCCGGCTGGCCATCAATGGCTATGGCAGGATCGGCCGTTGTCTGCTGCGGGCACTCCATGAGTCGCCGCTGCGGGAGCGGATGGCGGTGGTCGCCATCAACGAGCCGGCTGATCTCGAGAGTATCGTGCACCTGACACGCTACGATTCCACCCACGGCCGTTTCCATCTGCCGGTGGAGGAGAGAGAAGGGGGCCTTCGGATTGACGGGCAGCCCATCGCCGTGAGCCATGGCAACACCCCGGAGGCGGTGGATTGGGCGGCCCTGGACGTGGATCTGCTGCTGGAATGCTCCGGCCGCTATGCCGACCGCAGCGGCATTGATCGATTCCTTGCGGCTGGTGTTCCCCGGGTGCTGGTTTCCAACCCCATGCGTAATGCCGAACAGGCTGACGCCACCGTGGTTTACGGTGTAAACGAGACGGCGCTCCACTGCGACGCCCGCATCGTTTCCAACGCATCGTGTACCACTAACTGCGTCGTGCCCCTGTTGCACCTGTTGCTGGATGATCCTGGTATCGAGGCCGCCGTCATCACCGCCGTTCATTCGGCGATGAACGATCAGCCTCTGCAGGACGGCTACCACCGGACGGACCTGCGCCGCACGCGCTCGGCGCTGCAATCCATCATTCCCGTATCCACCGGCCTTGGCCGTGGTGTGGAGCGCCTGCTACCGGCCCTGTCCGGCCGTATCCAGGCGCATCACCTGCGGGTGCCCACCCTGAATGTCTCGGCCATGGAGCTGTGTCTGCAACTGCGCCGCGATGCCACCGCCGAGGAGATCAACCGCCGGCTGCAGAACGCCGCCGCCGGCCCGTTGGCGGGCGTGCTCTCGTTCACCGAACGCCCCCACGCCTCGTGTGATTTCAACCACGACCCCCATTCCTGCATCGTCGACGGCACCCAGACCCGGGTGACCGGTCGGTTGCTCCGCCTCATGGCCTGGTTCGACAACGAATGGGGATTTGCCAACCGCATGCTGGACGTGGCCGAGTGCTGGTCCCGCAATTGGGTCAAGGAGACGGCATGA
- a CDS encoding cryptochrome/photolyase family protein → MATALIWLRRDLRLADNPAMIAASQHRHCIPVYVHNPADEGDWAPGAASRWWLHHSLKALSASLDKAGSRLIIRSTHDTLDCLRAIISETGAEALYWNRVYEPALIKRDQTIKLALREDGLAVHSLNAALLREPWEVTRRDGGHYRAFTPFWRALSAMPPIAPEPAPELPAPPPAWPKGQPVESLGLLPGIPWDRHFHDQWRPGEAGANAALETFLESALQGYDDARDRPGQAGTSRLSPHLHWGEISPRQIRAAVTRQQQETVLPDHDVESFLSEVGWREFAHHLLYHFPHMPQDPLDARFRHFPWAADTADALRAWERGRTGIPIVDAGMRELWAIGWMHNRVRMIVGSLLTKNLRIPWQTGEAWFWDTLVDADLASNSMGWQWIQGCGADAAPYFRIFNPVRQGERFDPEGHYVRRWVPELRALPDKYLHSPWSAPEQILREAGVRLGDTYPRPLVDLATSRKDALAAYQDIRS, encoded by the coding sequence ATGGCCACGGCCCTGATATGGCTGCGGCGCGATCTGCGCCTGGCTGACAATCCGGCGATGATCGCCGCCAGTCAGCACCGTCACTGCATTCCCGTCTATGTCCACAACCCGGCCGACGAAGGCGACTGGGCACCCGGAGCCGCCAGCCGCTGGTGGTTGCATCACAGCCTGAAGGCCCTGTCCGCATCACTGGACAAGGCTGGCAGCCGACTGATCATACGCAGCACTCATGACACCCTGGATTGTCTGCGGGCAATCATCAGCGAAACCGGCGCAGAAGCCCTGTACTGGAATCGGGTGTACGAGCCGGCGCTGATCAAGCGAGATCAGACAATCAAGCTCGCTCTCCGGGAAGACGGTCTGGCGGTGCATAGCCTGAATGCAGCCCTGCTGCGGGAGCCCTGGGAAGTGACTCGCCGCGACGGTGGTCACTATCGCGCGTTCACCCCGTTCTGGCGGGCCCTGAGCGCAATGCCACCTATCGCCCCCGAGCCTGCACCGGAGTTGCCGGCGCCGCCACCGGCCTGGCCCAAAGGGCAGCCTGTCGAGTCGCTTGGGCTGCTGCCAGGCATCCCCTGGGATCGCCATTTTCACGATCAGTGGCGGCCCGGTGAAGCCGGGGCCAACGCGGCACTGGAGACCTTTCTGGAGAGTGCCCTGCAGGGCTACGATGACGCTCGCGACCGCCCCGGCCAGGCGGGGACATCCAGGTTGTCACCCCACCTCCACTGGGGGGAGATCAGCCCGCGCCAGATCCGGGCAGCCGTCACCCGACAACAGCAGGAAACCGTACTCCCCGATCACGACGTCGAGAGCTTTCTGTCGGAGGTCGGCTGGCGGGAATTCGCCCATCACCTGCTGTATCATTTCCCACACATGCCGCAGGATCCACTCGATGCCAGGTTTCGGCATTTTCCCTGGGCTGCGGACACTGCCGACGCCTTGCGCGCCTGGGAGCGGGGCCGCACCGGCATTCCCATCGTCGATGCCGGCATGCGTGAACTTTGGGCCATCGGCTGGATGCACAACCGCGTGAGAATGATTGTTGGCTCCCTGCTTACCAAGAACCTGCGGATTCCCTGGCAAACCGGCGAAGCCTGGTTCTGGGATACCCTGGTGGATGCCGACCTTGCCAGCAACAGCATGGGCTGGCAGTGGATCCAGGGTTGTGGCGCCGACGCCGCGCCCTATTTCCGGATCTTCAACCCGGTCCGGCAAGGTGAGCGCTTTGACCCCGAAGGCCACTATGTCCGCCGTTGGGTTCCCGAGTTGCGCGCCTTGCCGGACAAATACCTGCATAGCCCTTGGAGCGCGCCGGAACAGATCCTGCGAGAGGCGGGCGTGCGTCTCGGCGACACCTACCCCAGACCGCTGGTGGACCTGGCCACATCGCGCAAGGATGCCCTGGCCGCCTATCAGGACATTCGCAGCTGA
- a CDS encoding MerR family transcriptional regulator — protein sequence MSKGLYPIRTISAMTGVNPVTLRAWERRYGLIRPQRTPKGHRLYTERDIDRIQQILVLLERGIPISQAQQVLDDDDVVLEEPQAGSESEDTLSTWDEQRHRWRGALANLDEHALDAAYSETLALFPADLVHGRLLRPLLADLAAEIGDDSTARARHRFLTAFLKNKLSARFHHQAGRATGPKLIAATAPGECDDLALMLAACGAQSGGYRVVLLGASVDAETLAAAGGLSRSAAVLLSAHAPSAPPGLLDALRGLEYPVFMLDGAAHWVTNEGDGGNLIPARDATRLLQLVGRHVPPATVGRQRSVG from the coding sequence TTGAGCAAGGGCCTTTATCCCATTCGCACCATTTCCGCCATGACGGGCGTGAATCCCGTGACGCTGCGGGCATGGGAACGGCGCTACGGGCTGATCCGCCCGCAACGCACGCCGAAGGGGCACCGGCTCTACACCGAGCGCGACATCGATCGGATTCAGCAGATACTCGTTTTGCTCGAGCGCGGCATTCCCATCAGCCAGGCTCAGCAGGTGCTCGACGATGATGATGTTGTACTGGAAGAACCCCAGGCCGGCAGCGAGTCCGAAGACACCCTGTCCACCTGGGACGAGCAGAGGCATCGCTGGCGCGGAGCCCTCGCCAACCTGGATGAACACGCGCTGGATGCCGCATACTCGGAAACCCTCGCACTGTTTCCCGCCGACCTGGTACATGGCCGATTGCTTCGCCCCTTGCTGGCGGATCTTGCCGCCGAGATCGGCGACGACTCCACAGCTCGGGCCCGCCATCGCTTCCTGACCGCTTTCCTGAAGAATAAGCTCAGCGCCCGTTTTCACCATCAGGCCGGGCGCGCCACCGGGCCCAAGCTGATTGCCGCGACCGCACCCGGAGAATGCGACGATCTGGCGCTGATGCTCGCCGCATGCGGTGCGCAGTCTGGCGGCTATCGGGTGGTGCTGCTCGGCGCATCAGTGGACGCAGAGACGCTGGCCGCAGCCGGCGGCCTGTCCCGTAGCGCAGCCGTTCTGCTATCCGCCCATGCCCCCTCCGCCCCTCCCGGTTTACTCGACGCATTGCGCGGCCTGGAATACCCCGTATTCATGCTTGACGGTGCCGCCCACTGGGTGACCAACGAGGGCGATGGCGGCAACCTCATCCCGGCGCGGGATGCGACACGACTGCTACAACTCGTTGGCCGGCATGTTCCACCGGCCACTGTCGGTCGCCAGCGCAGCGTCGGCTAG
- a CDS encoding phosphoribosylaminoimidazolesuccinocarboxamide synthase, which produces MTTPPETLHETNLSSLPLLARGKVRDIYAVGEQHLLIVTTDRLSAFDVILPDAIPGKGLVLTAISRFWFARTAGIIRNHLSDMSLEQAVPDAAERELVRGRAVVVKRLRPLPVEAIARGYLIGSGWKDYQADGTVCGIELPAGLRQAEQLPEPIYTPSTKAAVGDHDMNVSYEHTVELLGSGLAAQVQTVTLKIYAEAAAYARARGIIIADTKFEFGLDAGGQLTLIDEILTPDSSRFWPADSYAVGSSPPSFDKQFVRDYLETLDWDKTAPGPSLPPEIIRQTAEKYEEARRRLMGDA; this is translated from the coding sequence ATGACAACGCCCCCTGAAACACTGCACGAGACCAACCTGTCATCCCTGCCACTGCTCGCCCGGGGCAAGGTGCGGGATATCTATGCAGTGGGGGAGCAGCACCTGCTGATCGTGACCACGGACCGGTTGTCGGCTTTCGACGTAATCCTGCCCGACGCCATTCCGGGCAAGGGCCTGGTGCTGACCGCCATTTCCCGGTTCTGGTTTGCCCGCACGGCGGGCATCATCCGCAACCATCTGTCCGACATGAGCCTGGAACAGGCGGTGCCGGATGCAGCTGAACGGGAGCTGGTGCGGGGACGGGCGGTGGTGGTGAAGCGGTTGCGACCGCTGCCGGTGGAAGCCATTGCCCGGGGCTACCTCATCGGTTCGGGCTGGAAGGACTACCAGGCCGACGGCACTGTCTGCGGCATTGAACTGCCCGCGGGACTCCGCCAGGCAGAGCAGTTGCCAGAACCCATCTACACCCCCTCCACCAAGGCCGCGGTGGGCGATCACGACATGAACGTCAGCTATGAGCACACCGTGGAGCTGCTGGGCAGCGGACTGGCGGCGCAGGTGCAGACAGTAACCCTGAAGATCTATGCGGAGGCAGCTGCATATGCCCGCGCTCGGGGCATCATCATCGCCGACACCAAGTTCGAATTCGGTCTCGACGCTGGCGGCCAACTGACCCTGATCGACGAGATACTGACCCCCGACTCATCCCGTTTCTGGCCGGCGGACAGTTACGCAGTTGGCAGCTCGCCGCCGAGCTTCGACAAGCAGTTCGTGCGCGACTACCTGGAAACCCTGGACTGGGACAAGACCGCCCCGGGGCCAAGCCTGCCGCCGGAGATCATCAGACAGACTGCCGAGAAGTACGAGGAAGCCAGGCGCCGCCTCATGGGCGACGCCTGA